The Helicobacter sp. 11S03491-1 genomic sequence AAAAACAGAAATATTAATATTAAAACACTCATTGATAATTATTACAATGGAAATATAAACGATATAGAAATCCCTAAGTATTTTATCAATGAAGAAAAAGAAGAAAAAAGAGCAGTACAAGAAAAATATGATGCTCTTTCTAATTATAATTCACAAAAAAATCAATTTTTTCTCAATAAAGGGATATATGATTCAACTATAGAGCCTTATAAAGATTCTTTCAAACAAGATAGCTATGGGAATATTTGTTTTCCTCATTATAAGCTGATTGAAGAGCAAATCAATCAAAAAACCATAAGTTATATTAAAATATGTGGTTATACACAAAGACTTTCTTTTCCCTTATATAATGACCAAAAGGGCAATCCAAGAGAAAAGCCGCTTAAGCATTTTCATCATGGAAATAAATGCCTGGAAATCCTCAATATCAATAAAAACCCTAAAGAAATTAAAAAAATCATTTTTGGAGAATCTATTGTTGATATCTTAAGTCTTATGCAAATCTATAAAGACAATTACAATCCTAATGAAACAATGCTTATTTCAACAGGAGGAAATTTTCATCAAGATGGCATAAAACCTACTTTAAATAATCTCTTTGAAGTCTGCAAAGAAGCTAGAATTACGACTTGTTTTGACAACGATCAAAATGGTTTAAAATATACTGATTTTATACAGAAATTTGTTCTGGAAAAAACAAAAAAAGGAACCAGTACCTATAAACCCTTTGCTAAAGACGTTAACGATGATTTAAACTTAAGACAAATCACCCAATTAAAAACCCTCAATACTCATATTTTTGAAGAATACCTGGAAAGTCAATTGCTTAACTATAAAAGATCTTCAGATACCAATCACAGAAAAAATATTTTAGAAAAAATTAGAAAAATTAATAATATCAAACCACTTAAAGAGGAATACAAAGAAAGATTCAATCAAATCCACAAACATAAAGCCATTAAAAAGCTTTAACTCATTATATGTTGTAATAAGATCTTTTCAATCTATGCTATATAAGGGAGAAAAAGCCTATTAAATAGCCTTATTCATGGGTTTTCAGTCCTTTGTTGGTGATAAAATATTGCTATCAAAACAAAGAGAGGTTATTGCCATGAGATTAGATAGAGAAGGAGCATTCTACACAGCTTATGAAGATACAAGAGGCGGAAA encodes the following:
- a CDS encoding toprim domain-containing protein, whose amino-acid sequence is MQDLTLLPLHEILLHNGFKINRDKSSIRNPVVENENEKLVITKKGDNYLYFNVDGSNDRGNIINFCKNRNINIKTLIDNYYNGNINDIEIPKYFINEEKEEKRAVQEKYDALSNYNSQKNQFFLNKGIYDSTIEPYKDSFKQDSYGNICFPHYKLIEEQINQKTISYIKICGYTQRLSFPLYNDQKGNPREKPLKHFHHGNKCLEILNINKNPKEIKKIIFGESIVDILSLMQIYKDNYNPNETMLISTGGNFHQDGIKPTLNNLFEVCKEARITTCFDNDQNGLKYTDFIQKFVLEKTKKGTSTYKPFAKDVNDDLNLRQITQLKTLNTHIFEEYLESQLLNYKRSSDTNHRKNILEKIRKINNIKPLKEEYKERFNQIHKHKAIKKL